In Opitutaceae bacterium TAV5, one genomic interval encodes:
- a CDS encoding sulfite reductase produces MSNDPTATTSATRGADRPFPANPANPAASASAASSATPAAPTETAKPPSANEGIKTASNYLRGTIAEDVLNTSTGAFMPDNAQLIKFHGFYEQDDRDQRLALRKAGKERAYSVMLRVRLPGGRCTPEQWRILDDLSLKVAGKHTLRLTTRQTFQFYGILKGDVRKLIQGLHKALLDSIAACGDVNRNVMAPPNPERHPALQEVYEHAKAWSEFALPRTRAYHEIWIDDELVAGGEPKAELPPSPAATAYPEYAGIAGTKDGEEPLYGATYLPRKFKVGFAIPPSNDVDVFSQDLGFIAILENDKLVGYNVTVGGGMGMSHGNEATFPRLADLIGFITPDQLKRIGAAVLTTQRDYGDRTNRRHARLKYTIEDRGIAWFKAEVEKRSGVTLAPARPFEFTTIQDPHGWHACADGTWFYGLHLLSGRIEDRENWPMQTALREIAQIHTGDFRLTPSQNLTLSGVTVEQKLRIEAILQKHGLSRENTQSALRLNALSCVALPTCPLALSESERELPAILEKFQPVFDAAGLRDQPVSIRVTGCPNGCARPYLAEIALVGKAPGKYAVYLGGNYTGRRLNRLVSASSTVDDAVKLLTPVIERYAAERGEGEGFGDFCDRVILPADATLHKVGSRPLTPAPAAAVAAAAT; encoded by the coding sequence ATGAGCAACGATCCTACGGCCACGACTTCCGCCACCCGCGGCGCCGACCGGCCTTTTCCCGCCAATCCCGCCAACCCGGCCGCTTCCGCCTCTGCCGCCAGCAGCGCCACTCCGGCCGCCCCGACAGAGACAGCAAAACCTCCTTCCGCCAACGAGGGCATCAAGACCGCGTCCAATTACCTGCGCGGCACCATCGCCGAGGACGTCCTCAACACCTCCACCGGCGCCTTCATGCCCGACAACGCCCAGCTCATCAAATTCCACGGCTTCTACGAGCAGGACGACCGCGACCAGCGCCTCGCCCTGCGCAAGGCCGGCAAGGAGCGCGCCTACTCCGTGATGCTCCGCGTGCGCCTCCCCGGCGGCCGTTGCACGCCCGAACAGTGGCGCATCCTCGACGACCTCTCGCTCAAGGTCGCCGGCAAGCACACCCTGCGACTCACCACGCGCCAGACGTTCCAGTTTTACGGCATTCTCAAGGGCGACGTCCGCAAGCTGATCCAGGGCCTCCACAAGGCGCTCCTCGACTCCATCGCGGCCTGCGGCGACGTGAACCGCAATGTCATGGCGCCGCCCAATCCCGAGCGCCACCCGGCCCTCCAGGAAGTTTACGAGCACGCGAAAGCGTGGAGCGAATTCGCGCTCCCCCGCACCCGCGCCTACCACGAAATCTGGATCGACGACGAACTCGTCGCCGGCGGCGAACCGAAGGCCGAACTCCCCCCCTCCCCCGCCGCCACCGCGTATCCCGAATACGCCGGCATCGCCGGGACGAAGGACGGCGAGGAGCCGCTCTACGGCGCCACCTACCTGCCGCGCAAGTTCAAGGTCGGCTTCGCCATCCCGCCTTCCAACGACGTCGACGTGTTTTCGCAGGACCTCGGCTTCATCGCCATCCTCGAGAACGACAAGCTCGTCGGTTACAACGTCACCGTGGGCGGCGGCATGGGCATGAGTCACGGCAACGAGGCCACCTTCCCGCGCCTCGCCGATCTCATCGGCTTCATCACGCCCGACCAGCTCAAGCGCATCGGCGCCGCCGTGCTCACCACGCAGCGCGACTACGGCGACCGCACCAACCGCCGCCATGCCCGCCTCAAGTACACGATCGAGGATCGCGGCATCGCCTGGTTCAAGGCCGAGGTCGAAAAACGCTCCGGCGTCACGCTCGCGCCCGCGCGCCCCTTCGAATTCACCACCATCCAGGATCCGCACGGCTGGCACGCTTGCGCCGACGGCACCTGGTTCTACGGGCTCCATCTCCTCAGCGGCCGCATCGAGGACCGGGAAAACTGGCCCATGCAGACGGCCCTGCGCGAGATCGCGCAAATCCACACCGGCGATTTCCGGCTCACACCTTCGCAGAACCTCACCCTCTCCGGCGTCACCGTGGAGCAGAAGCTGCGCATCGAGGCGATCCTGCAAAAGCACGGGCTCTCCCGCGAGAACACGCAGAGCGCGCTCCGCCTCAACGCCCTCTCCTGCGTGGCGCTCCCGACGTGCCCGCTGGCGCTTTCCGAAAGCGAGCGCGAGCTGCCCGCTATTCTGGAAAAATTCCAGCCCGTCTTCGACGCCGCCGGCCTGCGCGACCAGCCCGTGAGTATCCGCGTGACCGGCTGCCCCAACGGCTGCGCCCGCCCCTATCTCGCCGAGATCGCCCTCGTCGGCAAGGCGCCGGGCAAGTACGCCGTGTACCTGGGTGGCAACTACACCGGCCGCCGCCTCAACCGGCTGGTATCGGCGAGTTCGACGGTCGATGACGCCGTGAAGCTGCTCACGCCGGTGATCGAGCGTTACGCCGCCGAACGCGGCGAAGGCGAAGGGTTCGGGGATTTCTGCGACCGCGTGATTCTCCCGGCCGACGCCACCCTCCACAAGGTCGGCTCCCGCCCGCTGACGCCCGCGCCGGCCGCCGCCGTCGCCGCTGCGGCCACGTAA
- a CDS encoding adenylylsulfate kinase, with protein MSDAIPALYIFSGLPGTGKTTLAQQLARKLGAAYLRIDTVEQAIRDLCAFEVQGEGYRLSYRIAQDNLRLGVSVVADSCNPIELTRAEWEQVARDNGCRFVNIEVLCSDKTEHRRRIETRRSTIPGLRLPTWPEVENREYHRWTEDRIVIDTAGKSEAESFGALLSALSSG; from the coding sequence ATGAGTGACGCGATACCAGCACTCTATATTTTTTCCGGCCTCCCCGGCACCGGCAAAACCACCCTCGCGCAGCAACTGGCTCGCAAGCTGGGCGCGGCCTATCTGCGGATCGACACTGTCGAACAGGCGATCCGGGACCTGTGCGCCTTCGAGGTGCAGGGCGAAGGCTACCGCCTCTCGTATCGGATCGCGCAGGACAACCTGCGGCTGGGTGTCAGCGTGGTGGCCGATTCGTGCAACCCGATCGAACTGACCCGCGCGGAATGGGAACAGGTGGCCCGCGATAACGGCTGCCGGTTCGTGAATATCGAGGTGCTTTGCTCGGACAAAACCGAACACCGCCGCCGGATCGAAACCCGCCGTTCCACCATCCCCGGTCTCAGGCTCCCGACGTGGCCGGAAGTTGAAAACCGCGAGTATCATCGCTGGACGGAAGACCGCATCGTCATCGACACGGCCGGCAAGTCCGAAGCGGAGTCCTTCGGCGCGCTTTTGTCGGCGTTGTCTTCCGGGTGA
- a CDS encoding Membrane-bound lysozyme-inhibitor of c-type lysozyme encodes MTTFKTLFSLCLFTALAVVFSSYTTGCSHAASAPVETVYRSAQGALLAARFDRDGDRVTVRLSDGKTWVLPRARSASGARYAAGEAEFWEHQGRAMLAIKSETVFEGESMAPPRSE; translated from the coding sequence ATGACAACGTTCAAAACGCTTTTCAGCCTCTGCCTGTTCACGGCCCTCGCCGTCGTTTTTTCATCGTACACGACCGGCTGCTCGCATGCGGCGTCCGCTCCCGTCGAAACCGTGTACCGCTCCGCACAGGGGGCATTGCTGGCCGCGCGTTTCGACCGCGACGGAGACCGGGTGACGGTACGCCTGTCGGACGGGAAAACGTGGGTGCTGCCTCGCGCACGTTCGGCTTCCGGAGCCCGCTATGCCGCCGGAGAGGCCGAGTTTTGGGAGCATCAGGGCCGCGCCATGCTTGCCATCAAGTCGGAGACGGTTTTCGAAGGCGAAAGCATGGCTCCGCCGCGGAGCGAGTGA
- a CDS encoding DNA-binding protein: MPESPVKSLFSFENDVLRQVLREERKRLGLNQTEVAKPCGWEQSVIAKIEQGERRIDVVEFVRLAEAMGQKPEKLFATFLRALRSAGR, translated from the coding sequence GTGCCCGAGTCTCCTGTCAAATCCTTGTTCAGCTTCGAAAACGACGTGCTCCGCCAAGTGCTTCGTGAGGAGAGAAAGCGCTTGGGCCTGAATCAAACCGAGGTCGCCAAGCCATGCGGATGGGAGCAGTCCGTGATCGCAAAAATCGAACAAGGGGAGCGGCGAATCGATGTCGTCGAATTTGTCCGTCTTGCCGAGGCAATGGGACAAAAACCCGAAAAGCTTTTTGCCACTTTTCTCCGTGCGCTGAGATCCGCTGGTCGTTGA
- a CDS encoding NADP-dependent aryl-alcohol dehydrogenase: MEKRPLGKTGLHIAPIVFGGNVFGWTIDEKTSFDVLDAFVDHGFNAIDTADYYSVWAPGNKGGESETIIGRWLKARPGLRDKVHIFTKVGLDLGVPGKKGLSEKWILQAADESLARLGVDRIDLYFSHFPDPATPFAETLGAYEKLLRAGKVRAIGASNLNAAQLAESLEVAREKSLPPYQVLQPEYNLYDRPSYDGPLRDLCIRENIGVVTYYSLASGFLSGKYRSKADLGQSKRGEGIAKYLTDRGAAILKVLDDIAARHDAKPAEVALAWLIAREGVTAPIASATRREQVTSFARAASLKLTPADIAALDSASA, from the coding sequence ATGGAAAAACGACCCCTTGGAAAAACCGGCCTGCACATCGCGCCGATCGTTTTCGGAGGCAATGTCTTCGGCTGGACGATCGACGAAAAGACGAGCTTCGACGTGCTCGACGCGTTCGTCGATCACGGCTTCAACGCCATCGACACCGCCGACTACTACTCCGTCTGGGCGCCCGGCAACAAGGGCGGCGAGTCGGAGACGATCATCGGCCGCTGGCTCAAGGCGCGACCCGGGCTGCGCGACAAGGTGCACATTTTTACCAAGGTCGGCCTCGATCTCGGCGTGCCGGGCAAGAAGGGACTCTCCGAAAAATGGATCCTCCAGGCTGCGGACGAATCCCTCGCCCGCCTCGGCGTCGACCGGATCGACCTCTATTTCTCGCATTTTCCCGACCCTGCCACGCCCTTCGCGGAAACGCTCGGCGCCTACGAAAAACTCCTCAGGGCCGGCAAGGTGCGCGCCATTGGCGCCTCCAATCTCAACGCCGCCCAGCTCGCCGAATCGCTCGAGGTGGCCCGCGAAAAATCCCTGCCGCCCTACCAGGTGCTCCAGCCCGAATACAACCTCTACGACCGCCCTTCTTACGACGGTCCGCTGCGCGACCTGTGCATCCGGGAAAACATCGGCGTCGTCACCTACTACAGTCTGGCCTCGGGTTTCCTCTCCGGCAAATACCGCTCGAAGGCCGATCTCGGCCAGAGCAAGCGCGGCGAGGGCATCGCCAAATACCTGACCGACCGCGGCGCCGCCATCCTCAAGGTGCTCGACGACATCGCCGCCCGCCACGATGCCAAACCCGCCGAGGTCGCGCTCGCCTGGCTGATCGCCCGCGAAGGTGTTACCGCGCCCATTGCCAGCGCCACCCGCCGCGAGCAGGTGACGAGTTTTGCCCGGGCCGCCTCGCTGAAACTCACGCCCGCGGATATCGCCGCGCTGGACTCCGCCAGCGCCTGA
- a CDS encoding SAM-dependent methyltransferase — protein MTQNIYDNPEFHEGYSQLDRSVHGLAGAAEWPAIRPLLPELAGKRVVDLGCGFGWFCRFAHEQGAAQVLGVDVSEKMLARARAMSPGAIDYRRADLATLVLPESSCDFAWSSLALHYLEHLAPVFARVHRALVPGGEFVFSMEHPVYMAVEHAECCECRPGLN, from the coding sequence ATGACCCAGAACATTTACGACAATCCGGAATTCCACGAAGGCTACAGCCAGCTTGATCGTTCCGTACACGGTCTGGCGGGAGCGGCGGAGTGGCCGGCCATCAGGCCGCTGCTTCCGGAGCTGGCCGGCAAGCGGGTTGTTGATCTCGGGTGCGGCTTCGGGTGGTTCTGCCGGTTCGCCCACGAACAGGGCGCGGCGCAGGTGCTCGGTGTGGATGTGTCGGAAAAAATGCTGGCGCGGGCCCGTGCGATGTCACCCGGCGCGATCGATTATCGCCGCGCCGATCTCGCAACGCTCGTGCTGCCGGAGTCCTCGTGCGACTTCGCCTGGAGTTCGCTCGCATTGCATTACCTCGAACACCTGGCCCCCGTATTTGCGAGGGTGCACCGCGCGCTGGTGCCGGGCGGAGAGTTTGTTTTCTCGATGGAGCATCCGGTCTACATGGCAGTCGAACATGCCGAGTGCTGCGAATGTCGCCCGGGGTTGAATTGA
- a CDS encoding DNA-binding protein, with product MNSPASEQPVTFRGKVIEWDKAKGYGFIDDGGQWLFAHIRDFTERHKIPEAGDTLIYSPGSDERGRRCAKNILQPNDGGRLRPAHLVIVAVLLIAPGMAIWRMLPPDHARLATGWVLLASTVTYGLYAWDKRCARRGERRISERTLHLWELLGGWPGGFVAQRRLRHKSSKTSYRFVFWLIVLVHQYLVIDWQLGWRLFQQARAWIGS from the coding sequence ATGAATTCCCCTGCCTCCGAACAGCCTGTTACCTTCCGGGGAAAAGTCATCGAATGGGACAAGGCCAAAGGCTACGGTTTCATCGACGATGGCGGGCAGTGGCTGTTTGCCCACATCCGCGATTTTACGGAACGCCACAAGATTCCCGAAGCCGGCGACACGTTGATTTACTCCCCCGGCTCGGACGAACGGGGACGCCGCTGCGCCAAAAACATCCTCCAGCCCAACGACGGCGGACGCCTGCGCCCCGCCCACCTGGTCATTGTTGCCGTGCTGCTCATCGCTCCCGGCATGGCGATCTGGCGGATGCTCCCGCCCGATCATGCCCGCCTGGCTACCGGGTGGGTGCTGCTTGCTTCCACCGTCACATACGGTCTGTACGCGTGGGACAAACGCTGCGCCCGGCGAGGGGAGCGGCGCATCTCCGAAAGGACGCTGCATCTGTGGGAACTCCTTGGCGGCTGGCCGGGCGGGTTTGTCGCCCAGCGTCGTCTGCGGCACAAATCATCCAAAACGTCTTACCGGTTCGTCTTCTGGCTGATTGTCCTGGTGCATCAGTACCTGGTCATCGACTGGCAACTCGGCTGGCGTCTGTTTCAGCAGGCTCGCGCGTGGATCGGATCATAG
- a CDS encoding glycoside hydrolase family 20, producing MLRAFQWDLARQVERLDHLLALLPRYADWGYHELYLHLEDAVDYPSLPGIARADAYAWRDLEKLVAAATRAGIRVVPIVNLLGHTQYLIKHSAWRDLNELRAADGSPLPAGQICPLHPRTPEVAEKLLRDVAPFCTAGKVHAGLDESFSLGRHPLSRAEIAEIGLAAHFARHVGRLHTIAGRHALRLVIWADMLALLPEAIPLLPRGIAACDWYYYPFPRVPRLELRNFAGYDLVPALAAQGIGYWACPMNGAFRFEPAPVYGERLANIHAWWQRTRRTRAEGFLVTSWEAYRLALETTTLVDAAAAGLWLEPDADDDPLALLARGCRRLYGTGAAAAAATARALIAGDARAFAGYARWEINTRWDVLARRESPKPHEQAERFFRRQAAPAHPATEKRSPALRATAAFQAYIAARDAFVRRAGLAVFRLRRQHAAGHDCAPLALALLAGCDAFARALRAGRAAARAMWDASREPSLYESSQNHAILDADARRLAAWRRWLRAALRNPARVHAASPVCGAWQLQFTVHNFAPALQKIIVEQQQSDGSWQELHSRFTIEFRAAAARPRTRIAREFGAPVPAASVSAPLRIALRGLGQVRIGNIVLTDGVATRRPSAPPAAARPLLGRPAPAAGWPVLDWQHNADALPLVFGPVGGL from the coding sequence ATGCTCCGCGCCTTCCAATGGGATCTCGCCCGCCAGGTCGAACGGCTCGACCACCTGCTCGCGCTTTTGCCCCGCTATGCCGACTGGGGTTACCACGAGCTGTACCTGCACCTGGAGGATGCCGTGGATTACCCGTCGTTGCCCGGCATCGCCCGTGCCGACGCGTACGCCTGGCGCGATCTTGAAAAACTCGTCGCCGCCGCCACCCGCGCCGGCATCCGCGTCGTGCCGATCGTCAATCTGCTCGGTCACACGCAGTACCTTATAAAACACTCCGCATGGCGCGACCTCAACGAACTGCGCGCCGCCGACGGTTCGCCGCTCCCTGCCGGGCAGATCTGCCCGCTCCATCCACGCACACCGGAAGTGGCGGAAAAACTCCTGCGCGACGTCGCCCCGTTCTGCACGGCGGGCAAGGTGCATGCGGGGCTCGACGAGTCGTTTTCACTCGGCCGCCATCCGCTGTCGCGCGCCGAGATCGCCGAAATCGGGCTGGCCGCGCACTTCGCCCGCCACGTCGGGCGGCTGCACACGATCGCCGGCCGGCACGCGCTGCGCCTGGTCATCTGGGCCGACATGCTCGCTCTCCTGCCCGAAGCCATCCCGCTGCTCCCGCGCGGCATCGCCGCCTGCGACTGGTATTATTACCCCTTCCCGCGCGTCCCGCGCCTGGAGCTGCGCAACTTTGCCGGCTACGACCTCGTGCCCGCCCTCGCCGCGCAGGGCATCGGCTACTGGGCGTGTCCGATGAACGGCGCGTTTCGCTTCGAGCCCGCGCCCGTTTACGGCGAACGGCTCGCCAACATCCATGCCTGGTGGCAACGCACCCGGCGCACCCGGGCGGAGGGTTTTCTGGTCACGTCCTGGGAGGCGTACCGGCTCGCCCTGGAAACCACCACGCTCGTCGACGCCGCCGCCGCCGGGCTCTGGCTCGAACCCGACGCCGACGACGACCCGCTCGCGCTCCTCGCCCGCGGCTGCCGCCGCCTTTACGGGACCGGCGCCGCCGCGGCCGCCGCCACCGCGCGCGCCCTCATCGCCGGCGACGCCCGCGCCTTCGCCGGTTATGCGCGCTGGGAAATCAACACGCGCTGGGATGTGCTTGCGCGCCGCGAAAGCCCGAAACCGCACGAACAGGCGGAGCGGTTTTTCCGCCGCCAGGCCGCGCCCGCGCACCCGGCGACAGAAAAACGCTCGCCCGCGCTGCGCGCCACGGCCGCGTTCCAGGCATACATCGCCGCCCGCGACGCCTTCGTGCGCCGCGCCGGGCTGGCCGTCTTTCGCCTGCGCCGGCAGCACGCCGCCGGCCACGACTGCGCTCCGCTCGCCCTGGCCCTGCTCGCCGGCTGCGACGCCTTTGCCCGCGCGCTCCGCGCCGGCCGCGCCGCCGCCCGCGCGATGTGGGACGCCAGCCGCGAGCCGTCGCTCTACGAAAGCAGCCAGAACCACGCCATCCTCGACGCCGACGCCCGCCGCCTCGCCGCCTGGCGCCGCTGGCTCCGCGCCGCCCTGCGCAACCCCGCCCGCGTCCATGCAGCCAGCCCCGTCTGCGGGGCGTGGCAATTGCAGTTCACCGTGCACAACTTTGCGCCCGCCCTGCAAAAAATCATCGTCGAGCAACAGCAATCCGACGGCTCCTGGCAGGAGTTGCACAGCCGGTTCACGATCGAGTTTCGCGCCGCTGCCGCGCGGCCGCGCACGCGGATCGCCCGCGAGTTTGGCGCGCCCGTCCCGGCCGCGTCCGTCTCCGCGCCGCTGCGGATCGCCCTGCGAGGGCTCGGCCAGGTGCGGATCGGCAACATCGTCTTGACTGACGGTGTCGCCACGCGCCGCCCGTCCGCACCGCCCGCGGCCGCGCGTCCCCTGCTCGGCCGCCCCGCTCCTGCCGCCGGCTGGCCGGTGCTCGACTGGCAGCACAATGCCGACGCGCTCCCGCTGGTCTTCGGCCCGGTCGGCGGCCTGTAA
- a CDS encoding DoxX family protein: MSKPFPSLTDASLAHGLARLGLGINIALHGWTRIPKFSAFSSGLQEQFAGSPLPGPLVHVAAYGIVTAESVLGLLLLLGLWLRFALAAGALLICTLLFGVCLIQNWNAAGSQMVYLAFFTGLLATASHDRLSLDAWRKR; this comes from the coding sequence ATGAGCAAGCCGTTCCCGTCTCTCACCGACGCGTCACTCGCCCACGGCCTCGCCCGGCTGGGGCTGGGCATCAACATCGCCCTGCACGGGTGGACGCGCATTCCGAAGTTTTCGGCATTCTCCTCCGGGTTGCAGGAGCAGTTCGCCGGCTCGCCGCTGCCCGGACCGCTCGTGCATGTCGCGGCTTACGGCATCGTCACCGCCGAGTCGGTGCTCGGCCTGCTGCTCCTGCTCGGCCTCTGGCTGCGCTTCGCCCTCGCGGCGGGCGCGCTGCTCATCTGCACGCTGCTGTTCGGCGTGTGCCTCATCCAGAACTGGAACGCCGCCGGCTCGCAAATGGTTTACCTCGCGTTCTTCACCGGCCTGCTCGCCACCGCCTCGCACGATCGCCTGTCGCTCGATGCGTGGCGGAAACGCTGA
- a CDS encoding prevent-host-death protein, with product MGVSAPASGSRHSNAVACILAADRLAAIAETMELLFNPAARTAIEDAQAEGRVLERRLLFEMAEQTFAMS from the coding sequence GTGGGCGTAAGTGCTCCGGCATCGGGATCCCGTCACTCCAACGCCGTTGCCTGCATCCTTGCCGCCGACCGGCTGGCCGCCATTGCCGAGACGATGGAACTGCTTTTCAACCCCGCCGCCCGCACCGCCATCGAAGATGCCCAGGCCGAGGGCAGAGTTCTGGAACGACGGCTGCTTTTTGAGATGGCGGAACAAACCTTTGCCATGTCATAG
- a CDS encoding fluoroacetate dehalogenase translates to MTPATTLTTMTNERLAGFRQQKIDTGEAVINTFVRGSGEPLLMLHGYPQTHLMWHKVAPALAGNYTVVLTDLRGYGDSSCPPEGENHLGYSKRAMARDQVEVMRRLGFDRFYLAGHDRGARVCHQLLLDYPESVRRAALLDIIPTSEMYARTDMEFASIYFHWFFLILPNDLPEKLLAGAPEAWIRRTAGSLGSRGGTDAFPEDVMAHYIEKFSNPAVIHATCEDYRAGATVDLEHLAAAREKKIPVPLLVLWAAPYLRKLDVLGIWRQHAETVTGHAVPDCGHFIAEEAPEETVRTLRRFFENRG, encoded by the coding sequence ATGACACCCGCCACAACCCTCACGACCATGACAAACGAGCGACTGGCAGGATTCAGGCAGCAGAAAATCGATACCGGCGAAGCGGTCATCAACACCTTCGTACGCGGCAGCGGCGAACCCTTGCTGATGCTGCACGGTTATCCGCAAACCCACCTGATGTGGCACAAGGTCGCTCCCGCCCTGGCCGGGAACTACACCGTGGTCCTGACCGACCTGCGCGGATACGGCGACAGTTCCTGTCCGCCGGAGGGTGAAAACCACCTCGGCTACAGCAAGCGGGCCATGGCGCGGGATCAGGTCGAGGTGATGCGCCGGCTGGGATTCGACCGTTTTTACCTGGCAGGACACGACCGGGGCGCGCGGGTCTGCCATCAACTGCTCCTGGATTATCCCGAATCCGTGCGCCGTGCGGCCCTGCTGGACATCATTCCGACATCGGAGATGTATGCGCGCACGGACATGGAGTTCGCCTCGATCTACTTTCACTGGTTTTTCCTGATCCTGCCCAACGACCTGCCGGAAAAACTGCTCGCGGGCGCCCCCGAGGCATGGATTCGCCGCACGGCCGGCAGCCTGGGTTCGCGGGGCGGTACCGACGCCTTTCCCGAAGACGTGATGGCGCACTACATCGAAAAATTCTCCAACCCCGCCGTCATTCACGCCACCTGCGAAGACTACCGCGCCGGGGCGACGGTGGACCTCGAACACCTCGCGGCGGCCAGGGAGAAGAAGATACCGGTGCCCCTGCTCGTGCTGTGGGCCGCGCCGTACCTGCGCAAGCTCGACGTATTGGGAATCTGGCGACAACATGCCGAAACCGTCACCGGCCACGCCGTCCCCGACTGCGGCCACTTCATTGCCGAAGAAGCGCCGGAGGAAACCGTCCGGACGCTCCGCCGTTTCTTCGAAAACAGGGGCTGA